A genomic window from Pseudomonas alcaligenes includes:
- a CDS encoding DUF748 domain-containing protein, with amino-acid sequence MLKGLQRTAYALAIALGLYSLLGFLILPGIGQRVANQQLAQLATVPAHLARVELNPFSLELQLWGLHIGEAEQPQIAFQRLYANLQLDSLWSGALHLADIELEKAHTEVLFAKDGTLNLTGLFKLPPSEEKPATEEPSEPFPLRIGRIALIENGLHFEDLRPSEPVEFVYDSLNLELTNLSTLPDDNADMQMVAIGPRGGRIDWQGQVSLSPIASKGQLKISDGQLRGVWPYVRDAVPLVLEDGVLDLSTEYSLNLAKGTELQLSQVSATLARFAIKSPEDKPLLRLERLEVGDTSLDLAKQQVVIGTIRSQKLETWAAREKDGQLDWQKLFASHSKPAPSTTPAAAQPPAPEAPAPSEGGTGSAPAPASAEQAEPVAQQQSANAEKPQEPAKPWQVLLRDVQLREYQIHLADRAAGAQEVKLDLAPLNLDIRDFDSLGTSPFGLKLDTGVNKNGQIQVAGQVQISPTWAKLQVATRDIDLRLAQAYISPFVRLELRSGLLGSDLAVDLKSVEPLAFSIGGKAEVNQLHTLDTLKERDFLKWQQLVVEGLDYRHGEGLAIGKVNLQQPYVRFIINEDLTTNVNDLMIPQPAQPNAKAEPAGKPLPIRIGGIAIQDGSANFADFSLTPNFATAIQQLNGQIGTLDNQSPKTAGVDIKGKVDKYAPVSIKGQLTPFDPMNSLDIATSFKNVELTTLTPYSGKFAGYRIRKGRLNLDLHYRIEKGQLNAENKLLLEDLQLGEQVDSKDAVDLPIRLAVALLKDTQGNIDIQLPVQGDLNNPEFSVMPIVWQTLRNLVLRAAQAPFKFIAGLVGGSDTDLSQIRFAAGSDELDGSAQKALDTLAAALKERPVLRLEVEGMSAQASDGPPLALARLEREYQNTQYKMLQRSGEQVPAEPAELVVDEDDKSVLLEGIYRSRLKQQPPAEWKELPDEERTAKMRDAVLQSWGQSELLLRQLAQARAASIKDYLVERGGLEDQRIYLLDVALAEAQADGQVATALHLGSQ; translated from the coding sequence AGGATTGCAACGTACCGCCTACGCCCTGGCAATCGCCCTCGGCCTGTATAGCCTGCTCGGCTTCCTGATCCTGCCCGGCATCGGGCAACGGGTCGCCAACCAGCAGCTGGCGCAGCTGGCCACCGTTCCGGCGCACCTCGCGCGCGTCGAGCTCAACCCCTTCAGCCTGGAGCTGCAGCTCTGGGGCCTGCACATCGGCGAGGCGGAACAGCCGCAGATCGCCTTCCAGCGCCTGTATGCCAACCTGCAGCTGGACAGCCTGTGGAGCGGCGCCCTGCACCTGGCCGATATCGAGCTGGAAAAGGCCCACACCGAAGTGCTGTTCGCCAAGGACGGCACGCTCAACCTGACCGGCCTGTTCAAGCTGCCGCCGTCCGAGGAGAAGCCCGCTACGGAAGAGCCGAGCGAGCCTTTCCCGCTGCGCATCGGCCGCATCGCCCTGATCGAGAACGGCCTGCACTTCGAGGACCTGCGCCCGAGCGAGCCGGTGGAGTTCGTCTACGACTCGCTGAACCTGGAGCTGACCAACCTCAGCACCCTGCCCGACGACAACGCCGACATGCAGATGGTCGCCATCGGCCCGCGCGGCGGGCGCATCGACTGGCAGGGCCAGGTCAGCCTTTCCCCCATCGCCTCCAAAGGCCAGCTGAAGATCAGCGACGGCCAGCTCAGGGGCGTCTGGCCCTACGTGCGCGACGCCGTGCCGCTGGTGCTGGAAGACGGCGTGCTCGACCTCAGCACCGAGTATTCGCTGAACCTGGCCAAGGGCACCGAGCTGCAGCTGAGCCAGGTCAGCGCCACCCTCGCCCGTTTCGCCATCAAGAGCCCGGAGGACAAACCCCTGCTGCGCCTGGAGCGCCTGGAAGTCGGCGACACCAGCCTGGACCTGGCCAAGCAGCAGGTGGTGATCGGCACCATCCGCAGCCAGAAGCTGGAGACCTGGGCGGCCCGCGAGAAGGACGGCCAGCTGGACTGGCAGAAACTGTTCGCCAGCCATAGCAAACCGGCGCCATCGACCACGCCCGCCGCCGCACAACCTCCCGCGCCCGAGGCTCCGGCTCCGAGCGAAGGTGGCACCGGTTCCGCGCCCGCACCAGCTAGTGCGGAACAAGCCGAGCCCGTCGCCCAGCAACAGAGTGCCAACGCGGAAAAGCCACAGGAGCCGGCCAAGCCCTGGCAGGTGCTGCTGCGCGACGTGCAGCTGCGCGAGTACCAGATCCACCTGGCCGACCGCGCAGCCGGCGCACAGGAGGTCAAGCTCGACCTGGCCCCGCTCAACCTCGACATCCGCGACTTCGACAGCCTGGGTACCTCGCCCTTCGGCCTCAAGCTGGACACCGGGGTCAACAAGAACGGGCAGATCCAGGTCGCCGGCCAGGTGCAGATCAGCCCGACCTGGGCCAAGCTGCAGGTCGCCACCCGCGACATCGACCTGCGCCTGGCGCAGGCCTACATCAGCCCCTTCGTGCGCCTGGAGCTGCGTAGCGGCTTGCTCGGCAGCGACCTGGCCGTCGACCTGAAGAGCGTCGAGCCGCTGGCCTTCAGCATCGGCGGCAAGGCCGAGGTCAACCAGCTGCATACCCTGGACACCCTCAAGGAGCGCGACTTCCTCAAGTGGCAGCAGCTGGTCGTCGAGGGCCTCGACTATCGCCATGGCGAGGGCCTGGCCATTGGCAAGGTCAACCTGCAGCAGCCCTACGTGCGCTTCATCATCAACGAAGACCTGACCACCAACGTCAACGACCTGATGATCCCGCAGCCCGCGCAGCCCAATGCCAAGGCCGAGCCGGCCGGCAAGCCGCTGCCGATCCGTATCGGCGGCATCGCCATCCAGGATGGCTCGGCCAACTTCGCCGACTTCAGCCTGACGCCCAACTTCGCCACCGCCATTCAGCAGCTCAACGGCCAGATCGGTACCCTCGACAACCAGAGCCCGAAAACCGCCGGCGTCGATATCAAGGGCAAGGTCGACAAGTACGCGCCGGTCAGCATCAAGGGCCAGCTGACGCCGTTCGACCCGATGAACAGCCTCGACATCGCCACCAGCTTCAAGAATGTCGAGCTGACCACCCTGACCCCCTACTCCGGCAAGTTCGCCGGCTACCGCATCCGCAAGGGCCGGCTCAACCTCGACCTGCACTACCGCATCGAGAAGGGCCAGCTGAACGCCGAGAACAAGCTGTTGCTGGAAGACCTGCAGCTGGGCGAGCAGGTGGACAGCAAGGACGCCGTGGACCTGCCGATCCGCCTGGCCGTGGCGCTGCTCAAGGACACCCAGGGCAATATCGACATCCAGCTGCCGGTGCAGGGCGACCTCAACAATCCCGAGTTCAGCGTCATGCCCATCGTCTGGCAGACCCTGCGCAACCTGGTGCTGCGCGCGGCCCAGGCGCCGTTCAAGTTCATCGCCGGGCTGGTCGGCGGCAGCGATACCGACCTCAGCCAGATCCGCTTCGCCGCCGGCAGCGACGAGCTCGACGGCAGTGCGCAGAAGGCCCTGGACACCCTGGCCGCTGCCCTCAAGGAGCGCCCGGTGCTGCGCCTGGAGGTCGAAGGCATGAGCGCCCAGGCCAGCGACGGCCCGCCGCTGGCCCTCGCCCGCCTCGAGCGCGAGTACCAGAACACCCAGTACAAGATGCTCCAGCGCAGCGGCGAGCAGGTCCCCGCCGAGCCCGCGGAGCTGGTGGTGGACGAGGACGACAAGTCGGTGCTGCTGGAAGGCATCTACCGCAGCCGCCTCAAGCAGCAGCCGCCAGCGGAGTGGAAGGAGCTGCCGGACGAGGAGCGCACGGCGAAGATGCGCGACGCCGTGCTGCAGTCCTGGGGCCAGAGTGAACTGCTGCTGCGCCAGCTCGCTCAGGCCCGCGCCGCCAGCATCAAGGACTACCTGGTAGAGCGTGGTGGCCTGGAAGACCAGCGCATCTACCTGCTCGATGTCGCCCTCGCCGAGGCCCAGGCCGATGGCCAGGTCGCCACGGCCCTGCATTTGGGCAGCCAGTGA
- a CDS encoding DUF2845 domain-containing protein, giving the protein MRGLTLLLGALLAGAAQAETLRCGTQLVSVGDRAFEVERKCGVPAYRDLVGYTLGGYDRRELKIEEWVYGPDNGMLSILTFEGNRLTRIERKRNR; this is encoded by the coding sequence ATGCGCGGCCTGACCCTGCTGCTCGGCGCACTGCTGGCCGGTGCCGCCCAGGCCGAGACGCTGCGCTGCGGCACCCAGCTGGTCAGCGTCGGCGACCGCGCCTTCGAGGTGGAGCGCAAGTGCGGCGTTCCGGCCTACCGTGACCTGGTGGGCTACACCCTCGGCGGCTACGATCGCCGCGAGCTGAAGATCGAGGAGTGGGTCTACGGCCCCGACAACGGTATGCTCAGCATCCTCACCTTCGAGGGCAACCGCCTGACCCGCATCGAGCGCAAACGCAACCGCTGA
- a CDS encoding DUF2845 domain-containing protein, protein MYRALILSLALLPVAAHAGSTLRCGSALISTGDLASEIRDKCGEPVSADLLGYREVRDYYGYLSEVAIEEWVYGPRSGMYYFLRLEGNRLVRIESKRGN, encoded by the coding sequence ATGTACCGCGCGCTCATCCTCAGCCTCGCCCTGCTGCCCGTCGCCGCCCACGCCGGTTCCACCCTGCGCTGCGGCAGCGCCCTGATCAGCACCGGCGATCTCGCCAGCGAAATCCGCGACAAGTGCGGCGAGCCGGTCAGCGCGGACCTGCTCGGCTATCGCGAAGTGCGCGACTACTACGGCTACCTCAGCGAAGTCGCCATCGAGGAGTGGGTCTACGGGCCCCGCAGCGGCATGTACTACTTCCTGCGCCTGGAGGGTAACCGCCTGGTCAGGATCGAAAGCAAACGGGGCAATTGA
- a CDS encoding DUF2845 domain-containing protein: MKLHAPLIAGLLAIASLDARADSLRCAKGIASTGDRSVEVLNKCGQPVSKSVVGYVVSDRHNIEVPQEEWVYTPEGGMQYFLLIEGGVLKRIDSRRG; encoded by the coding sequence ATGAAACTGCATGCCCCCCTTATCGCCGGCCTGCTGGCCATCGCCAGCCTGGATGCCCGTGCCGACTCGCTGCGCTGCGCCAAGGGCATCGCCAGCACCGGCGACCGCAGCGTCGAAGTACTGAACAAGTGCGGCCAGCCGGTCAGCAAGAGCGTGGTCGGCTACGTCGTCAGCGACCGGCACAACATCGAGGTGCCGCAGGAGGAATGGGTCTACACCCCCGAAGGCGGCATGCAGTACTTTCTGCTGATCGAAGGCGGCGTGCTCAAGCGCATCGACAGTCGGCGCGGCTAA
- a CDS encoding rhomboid family intramembrane serine protease: MLIIPAEHPLDWKRPPLITLLLILLNTLIYFAYQGGDEERRTLAVQVYLDGGLLGRERALFLEDVARREQLDGDQRAYVDGLRRQELAAWILHDLEFEQQLHQRADFRADRAWQAARDKAERARDRISAYRFGFVPARFSLEGLFGAMFLHGDFMHLLGNMLFLFIFGFALEIALGRWAYLGLYLLSGVAAHLLWWAVDPAWVTGVGASGAISGLMGMYVGVFGLRRINFFYWLGPLIGYFKAPALWILPVWIGKEVFGLLQAEDNVNYLAHLGGLLAGFLAVWLPRQGGRLKVDEAYLHKQDPDAPFKRELVALDRQLGQFALAEAAARGPELLNRYPGRAELLERLYAVARGRQDKVLLGSVLKQLFALADGQQALPLLRRIADDSGEEGQRLLLHPAVQLHLLAPLIRAGEGQRALGAWRRLSQGAQRPAQLPGLTLQLARLLGQGRDLRGVTELSRFLRDSYPEAEQTRQLALLQQHLAR; the protein is encoded by the coding sequence ATGCTGATCATTCCCGCCGAGCACCCGCTGGACTGGAAGCGGCCACCGCTGATCACCCTCCTGCTGATCCTGCTCAATACCCTGATCTATTTCGCCTACCAGGGTGGCGACGAGGAACGCCGTACGCTGGCCGTGCAGGTCTACCTGGACGGCGGCCTGCTCGGTCGCGAGCGGGCGCTGTTCCTCGAGGACGTCGCCCGCCGCGAGCAGCTGGACGGTGACCAGCGCGCCTATGTCGACGGCCTGCGCCGCCAGGAGCTGGCCGCCTGGATTCTCCACGACCTGGAGTTCGAGCAGCAGCTGCACCAGCGTGCCGACTTCCGTGCCGACCGGGCCTGGCAGGCAGCCCGCGACAAGGCCGAACGGGCCCGTGACCGCATCAGTGCCTACCGCTTCGGTTTCGTTCCGGCGCGCTTCAGCCTCGAAGGCCTGTTCGGCGCCATGTTCCTGCATGGCGACTTCATGCACCTGCTGGGCAACATGCTGTTCCTGTTCATCTTCGGCTTCGCCCTGGAGATCGCCCTGGGCCGCTGGGCCTACCTAGGCCTCTACCTGCTCAGTGGGGTCGCCGCGCACCTGCTGTGGTGGGCCGTGGATCCGGCCTGGGTCACCGGCGTGGGCGCCTCGGGTGCCATTTCCGGGCTGATGGGCATGTACGTCGGTGTCTTCGGCCTGCGGCGGATCAACTTCTTCTACTGGCTGGGTCCGCTGATCGGCTACTTCAAGGCGCCGGCCCTGTGGATACTGCCGGTGTGGATCGGCAAGGAAGTGTTCGGCCTGCTGCAGGCCGAGGACAACGTCAACTACCTGGCCCACCTAGGCGGCCTGCTGGCCGGCTTCCTGGCCGTCTGGCTGCCGCGCCAGGGTGGACGCCTGAAGGTGGACGAAGCCTACCTGCACAAGCAAGACCCGGACGCACCGTTCAAGCGCGAGCTGGTGGCGCTGGACCGGCAGCTCGGCCAGTTCGCCCTGGCCGAGGCCGCGGCCCGCGGGCCCGAGCTGCTGAATCGCTATCCGGGCCGTGCGGAGCTGCTGGAGCGGCTCTATGCCGTGGCCCGCGGACGCCAGGACAAGGTGCTGCTCGGCAGCGTGCTGAAGCAGCTGTTCGCCCTGGCAGACGGCCAGCAGGCCCTGCCACTGCTCAGGCGCATCGCCGACGACAGCGGCGAGGAAGGGCAGCGCCTGCTGCTGCACCCGGCCGTGCAGCTGCACCTGCTTGCCCCCCTGATCCGCGCCGGCGAGGGCCAGCGTGCCCTGGGCGCCTGGCGGCGCCTGAGCCAGGGCGCGCAACGCCCGGCCCAGCTCCCCGGGCTGACCCTGCAGCTGGCGCGCCTGCTAGGCCAGGGCCGGGACCTGCGCGGCGTCACCGAGCTCAGCCGTTTCCTGCGTGACAGTTACCCGGAAGCCGAGCAGACGCGCCAGCTGGCCCTGCTCCAGCAGCACTTGGCGCGCTGA
- the pnp gene encoding polyribonucleotide nucleotidyltransferase: MNPVIKQFKFGQSTVTLETGRIARQASGAVLVSIDNDVSVLVTVVGAKQADPSKGFFPLSVHYQEKTYAAGKIPGGYFKREGRPSEKETLTSRLIDRPIRPLFPEGFMNEVQVVCTVVSTSKKTDPDIASMIGTSAALAISGIPFNGPIGAARVAFHEDTGYLLNPNYEQLKASSLDMVVAGTETAVLMVESEADELTEDQMLGAVLFAHQEFQAVIQAVKEFAAEAGKPTWNWTAPAENTALLSAIKAEFGEAISQAYTITIKQDRYNRLDELRDQVVAKFSGEEGQPSAGEVKDAFGLIEYRTVRENIVNGKPRIDGRDTRTVRPLKIEVGVLDKTHGSALFTRGETQALVVATLGTARDAQLLDTLEGEKKDPFMLHYNFPPFSVGECGRMGSAGRREIGHGRLARRGVAAMLPKGDEFPYTIRVVSEITESNGSSSMASVCGASLALMDAGVPMKAPVAGIAMGLVLEGEKFAVLTDILGDEDHLGDMDFKVAGTAKGVTALQMDIKIQGITEEIMEIALGQALEARLNILGQMNQVISQSRSELSANAPTMLAMKIDQDKIRDVIGKGGATIRAICEETKASIDIEDDGSIKIFGETKEAAEAAKQRVLGITAEAEIGKIYVGKVERIVDFGAFVNILPGKDGLVHISQISDQRIDKVTDVLKEGQEVKVLVLDVDNRGRIKLSIKDVAAAEASGV, encoded by the coding sequence GTGAATCCGGTTATCAAGCAATTCAAGTTCGGTCAGTCGACCGTCACCCTGGAAACCGGCCGCATCGCCCGCCAGGCCTCTGGCGCCGTGCTGGTCAGCATCGACAACGACGTCAGCGTGCTGGTCACCGTGGTCGGCGCCAAGCAGGCCGATCCGAGCAAGGGCTTCTTCCCGCTGTCCGTGCACTACCAGGAAAAGACCTATGCCGCCGGCAAGATCCCGGGTGGCTACTTCAAGCGTGAAGGCCGTCCGAGCGAGAAGGAAACCCTGACCTCGCGCCTGATCGACCGCCCGATCCGCCCGCTGTTCCCGGAAGGCTTCATGAACGAAGTGCAGGTCGTCTGCACCGTGGTCTCCACCAGCAAGAAGACCGATCCGGACATCGCCTCGATGATCGGTACCTCGGCCGCCCTGGCCATCTCCGGCATCCCGTTCAACGGCCCGATCGGCGCCGCCCGCGTGGCCTTCCACGAGGACACCGGTTACCTGCTGAACCCGAACTACGAGCAGCTGAAAGCCTCCAGCCTGGACATGGTGGTGGCCGGTACCGAGACCGCCGTGCTGATGGTCGAGTCCGAAGCCGACGAGCTGACCGAAGACCAGATGCTGGGCGCCGTGCTGTTCGCCCACCAGGAATTCCAGGCCGTGATCCAGGCCGTCAAGGAATTTGCCGCCGAAGCCGGCAAGCCGACCTGGAACTGGACCGCCCCGGCCGAGAACACCGCGCTGCTCAGCGCCATCAAGGCCGAGTTCGGCGAGGCCATTTCCCAGGCCTACACCATCACCATCAAGCAGGACCGCTACAACCGTCTGGACGAGCTGCGCGACCAGGTCGTGGCCAAGTTCTCCGGCGAGGAAGGCCAGCCGTCCGCCGGCGAGGTCAAGGATGCCTTCGGCCTGATCGAATACCGCACCGTGCGCGAGAACATCGTCAACGGCAAGCCGCGTATCGACGGTCGTGACACCCGTACCGTGCGCCCGCTGAAGATCGAAGTCGGCGTGCTGGACAAGACCCACGGCTCCGCCCTGTTCACCCGTGGCGAGACCCAGGCCCTGGTGGTCGCCACCCTCGGCACCGCCCGCGATGCCCAGCTGCTGGACACTCTGGAAGGCGAGAAGAAAGACCCCTTCATGCTGCACTACAACTTCCCGCCGTTCTCGGTGGGCGAGTGTGGCCGCATGGGCAGCGCCGGTCGCCGCGAGATCGGCCACGGCCGTCTGGCCCGCCGCGGTGTAGCCGCCATGCTGCCGAAGGGCGACGAGTTCCCCTACACCATCCGCGTGGTGTCGGAGATCACCGAGTCCAACGGTTCCTCCTCCATGGCCTCCGTGTGCGGCGCCTCCCTGGCGCTGATGGACGCCGGCGTGCCGATGAAGGCGCCGGTGGCCGGTATCGCCATGGGCCTGGTGCTGGAAGGCGAGAAGTTCGCCGTACTGACCGACATCCTGGGTGACGAAGACCACCTGGGCGACATGGACTTCAAGGTCGCCGGTACCGCCAAGGGCGTCACCGCCCTGCAGATGGACATCAAGATCCAGGGCATCACCGAGGAAATCATGGAGATCGCCCTGGGCCAGGCCCTGGAAGCCCGTCTGAACATCCTCGGCCAGATGAACCAGGTCATCTCCCAGTCGCGCAGCGAGCTGTCGGCCAACGCCCCGACCATGCTGGCGATGAAGATCGACCAGGACAAGATCCGCGACGTGATCGGCAAGGGCGGCGCCACCATCCGCGCCATCTGCGAAGAGACCAAGGCCTCGATCGACATCGAGGACGACGGTTCGATCAAGATCTTCGGCGAGACCAAGGAAGCGGCCGAGGCGGCCAAGCAGCGCGTGCTCGGCATCACCGCCGAGGCCGAGATCGGCAAGATCTACGTCGGCAAGGTCGAGCGCATCGTCGACTTCGGCGCCTTCGTCAACATCCTGCCGGGCAAGGACGGTCTGGTGCATATCTCGCAGATCAGCGATCAGCGCATCGACAAGGTCACCGACGTGCTCAAGGAAGGCCAGGAAGTGAAGGTCCTGGTGCTGGACGTGGACAACCGCGGCCGCATCAAGCTGTCGATCAAGGACGTCGCCGCAGCGGAAGCCTCGGGCGTCTAA
- the rpsO gene encoding 30S ribosomal protein S15 — protein sequence MALSVEEKAQIVNEYKQAEGDTGSPEVQVALLTANINKLQDHFKANGKDHHSRRGLIRMVNQRRKLLDYLKGKDTTRYSALIGRLGLRR from the coding sequence ATGGCACTGAGCGTTGAAGAAAAAGCCCAGATCGTTAACGAGTACAAGCAAGCTGAAGGCGATACCGGTTCTCCGGAAGTGCAGGTTGCCCTGCTGACCGCCAACATCAACAAGCTGCAGGATCACTTCAAAGCCAACGGCAAAGACCACCACTCCCGTCGTGGCCTGATCCGCATGGTCAACCAGCGCCGCAAGCTGCTGGACTACCTGAAGGGTAAGGACACCACTCGTTACAGCGCCCTCATCGGTCGCCTGGGTCTGCGTCGCTAA
- the truB gene encoding tRNA pseudouridine(55) synthase TruB — MAQVKRIRRQVSGILVLDKPRGMSSNQALQKVRWLLNAEKAGHTGSLDPLATGVLPLCFGEATKFSQYLLDADKGYETLAQLGVTTTTGDAEGEVLERREVTVGREAVEAVLPRFRGEIKQIPPMYSALKKDGQPLYKLARAGEVVEREPRSVTIARLDLLALEQAQLRLAVACSKGTYIRTLVEDIGQQLGCGAHVAELRRTQAGPFGLAQAISLETLEKVHAEGGSEALDQFLLPVDSGLEHWPLLQLSEHSAYYWLHGQPVRAPEAPKFGMLRVQDHTGRFIGIGEVSEDGRIAPKRLISTGA; from the coding sequence GTGGCCCAGGTCAAACGTATCCGCCGCCAGGTCAGCGGCATTCTGGTGCTCGACAAGCCGCGTGGCATGAGCTCCAACCAGGCCCTGCAGAAGGTGCGCTGGCTGCTCAACGCCGAGAAGGCCGGGCACACCGGTAGCCTCGATCCGCTGGCCACCGGCGTGCTGCCGCTTTGCTTCGGCGAGGCGACCAAGTTCTCCCAGTACCTGCTGGACGCCGACAAGGGCTACGAGACCCTGGCCCAGCTCGGCGTCACCACCACCACCGGCGATGCCGAGGGCGAAGTCCTCGAGCGCCGCGAAGTGACCGTCGGTCGGGAGGCCGTGGAGGCTGTCCTGCCGCGTTTTCGTGGTGAAATCAAGCAGATACCGCCGATGTACTCGGCCCTGAAGAAGGACGGCCAGCCGCTCTACAAGCTGGCCCGCGCCGGCGAGGTAGTGGAGCGCGAGCCGCGATCTGTTACTATCGCGCGCCTGGATTTACTGGCCCTGGAGCAGGCGCAGCTGCGCCTGGCCGTAGCCTGCAGCAAGGGTACCTATATCCGTACCCTGGTCGAGGACATCGGCCAGCAGCTGGGCTGCGGTGCCCATGTGGCCGAGCTGCGGCGTACCCAGGCCGGGCCTTTCGGCCTGGCCCAGGCCATCAGCCTGGAGACGCTGGAGAAGGTCCATGCCGAAGGCGGCAGCGAGGCCCTCGATCAGTTCCTCCTGCCGGTGGACAGCGGCCTGGAGCACTGGCCGCTGCTGCAGCTGTCCGAGCACAGCGCCTACTACTGGCTGCACGGTCAGCCGGTGCGGGCGCCGGAAGCGCCCAAGTTCGGCATGCTGCGGGTGCAGGATCATACCGGCCGCTTCATCGGCATCGGTGAGGTGAGCGAGGACGGGCGCATCGCGCCCAAGCGTCTGATTTCGACCGGCGCCTAG
- the rbfA gene encoding 30S ribosome-binding factor RbfA — MAKEYSRTQRIGDQMQRELAQMIPREVRDPRLGFVTVTAVDVSRDLGHAKVFITLMGENAAEKIKLNLEILNEAAGYLRMLLGKSMKVRSVPQLHFHFDESISRGVHLSALIERAVAEDSKHQDD, encoded by the coding sequence ATGGCCAAAGAATACAGCCGTACCCAGCGCATTGGTGACCAGATGCAGCGCGAGCTGGCGCAGATGATCCCGCGCGAGGTGCGCGACCCGCGCCTGGGCTTCGTCACCGTCACTGCCGTGGATGTCAGCCGCGACCTCGGTCACGCCAAGGTGTTCATCACCCTGATGGGCGAGAACGCTGCCGAGAAGATCAAGCTCAACCTGGAAATCCTCAACGAGGCCGCCGGCTACCTGCGCATGCTGCTGGGCAAGTCGATGAAGGTGCGCAGCGTGCCGCAGCTGCACTTCCACTTCGACGAGAGCATCTCGCGTGGCGTGCACCTGTCGGCGCTGATCGAGCGCGCCGTGGCCGAAGACAGCAAGCATCAGGACGATTGA